In the genome of Cryptomeria japonica chromosome 8, Sugi_1.0, whole genome shotgun sequence, one region contains:
- the LOC131857771 gene encoding uncharacterized protein LOC131857771: protein MGGPVAREQSSGGALVAGRRPGGGPVVAGRKKGSRSQSSGWLEAAAGAREEAGGCRRRRAGRAAGRPGSWAPGSAVGPGWAVAAKLGGAAGPGWAACGGPRSAWSARIETGSCMAGGGRRLGRWRGPQGPN, encoded by the exons atgggtggtccggtggccagggagCAGAGCTCCGGTGGCGCACTGGTGGCTGGGCGACGGCCGGGTGGCGGCCCAGTGGTGGCTGGTCGGAAAAAAGGGTCGAGGAGCCAGAGTAGCGGGTGGCTGGAAGCGGCGGCGGGGGCTAGGGAGGAGGCTGGGGGCTGCAGACGGCGGCGGGCCGG CCGGGCGGCGGGAAGGCCAGGGAGCTGGGCGCCTGGCAGTGCAGTGGGGCCAGGCTGGGCGGTGGCAGCAAAGCTAGGTGGAGCGGCAGGGCCAGGCTGGGCGGCGTGCGGGGGACCGAGATCTGCATGGTCGGCGAGGATCGAGACCGGGAGCTGCATGGCTGGCGGGGGCCGAAGATTGGGCCGATGGCGGGGGCCACAGGGGCCGAACTGA